GGCAACTGTGGTGCCACCGCGCAAGCCATCAGCtcctggggatgggggggtggtTCTAGGGCAGCAGCACAGAAGAGGGTTTAGGGGGAAGCCAGGGTGCCTCAAAAGCAGAGCACCCCAAAGCCAGAGCAAGCAGCTCCCCGGACCCGCTCTCCCTGGGCTGGTGACACCCCTGTGTCCTCGCCACCCTCCTTGGTGCATGGGGGAGCGGTGCCAGCGTtgccaggggcaggagcagctctggggctggcagTGGCCAGGGAACCTTTGTGCCTTGGAGCGGGGGGCTCGGAGGGCAGGGGGTGTCTGCCAGCTCCAGGCCCCCCAGCTCGTCTCACTGCGGCGGGGACGGTGGCGTCAGACTGTGCGACGCTGTCTCCGTCCCTCACAGCCGCCCCCATGGTCCTGCTGGTGCCCCTTGCAGGGCCAGGGTGTCTTTCCCGGCCTGGCAGCcttgctgcctgcaccctgccttcAGGCAGCTGCCTCTTCCTGGGGGGAGACAGCCAGACCAGCTCCCTCAGGGTGCTGGGTGTGCAGAATTGGTCTTTCTCCCTTTAGGAAGTGGTTGCATTGCCCAGGGTGGTGGGCTGTCACCATGTGCTTTCTCAGTGACGTCCGCCAGCCCTTGGCTGGCACTCGGAGCAGTGGGACCcacctgcatccccctgcccgtCACCATGGCttcagggctgccccctgactaCACGCAGGAGAGCGCAGCTGTCCCCCGTGCAGGGAcccggtgtccccatgtcccccaaccAGCCCTGCTGCCAACACACCCAGCCTGCTGGGGACCTCCCAAGGCTCCCCGTGGGggctcccacagcctccccacgCCCCACCACGGCCATACCCCGACCTGCGCCGGCTCCCCTCTGGGTGCATTACCAACCATCCCGTTCTTGCAGGAtggggggagccccaaaacccgCCCCGCTCtttttgggggggtgagggggtctTGCCTGCGTGGGGTACCCCCAACTACCTCAGGCCTCCAGGCTGGGTTGGGGCTGGGGCGATGCAAGGAGGTCACGGTGGTGGCAGGGGCTTAGGGGCGGTGGCACCACTCTCGGCCGAAACCACTTCTTTTTGTATCTCGGCTGGGCGCTGGCGGGGGGGAGTGTCCCCTGCGTGGTCCCTGTCTCTGGTGGCTGGTGTCGGGGACAGTGGGGGTGCCCTTCCACTGCAggttgggttgatttttttttttttttcattgtataatAATTACTACGTCGTGTGTTTTCGATTTTTCAATAAAGCCTTCAGCCCAGCCCTCCTGGCTCCGGGGTGGTCGTCAGCTGGGCTGTGTCACCATGGGGgtcccacagctctgccctgatGGGTGTGTTCAGCCCTCTGCGAAAAAGTCTGGGGAGATGCTGTCGAGGTAACCTGGGTGATGTCCCGGTGATGATGCCCccctcctggctgtgtccccagggccaccctgCATGTCACCTCTGTCCTTCCTGGTCCCTGCTCACCCCTGGAGGACCAGGGGCAGCTTTGGCCTCCTCATTGCCCCATTCCCTTTGAGGGGGGTGACACTGCAGCAGGGGCCCTGAGCAGAGTACCCTGTcctccctggctgtgctgcagggtcaccatggcaggggggtgctgctgctgggtggCCCGTGTGGGCCATGACTGGGGAATGACGCCACGCTCCTGGAGtgtcctgccctgggcagcacccAGCGccccacccctggccctgccAGGGCTACCCCCTGCATTGCAGAAAGCCCCGTGACAGCCTGTCCCCGCAGCCGTGGTCTGTTCCTACATCCGTGTTCTGCATGGACTGTGCCATTGTCCCTGCCCTGTGACCCCCGGCTCTGCAGGACACAgcggggctgcaggcagcacccccCTGGAGACCCGTGTCCCCCGGGGACCCAGCAACGCAGCCAGCCTGAACGGCCTCCCCACGGTCCCAGGACCACGGGGGACCATCTCCAGCCCTGCGCCGCAGAgcaggctggtggtggtggcatcCTCCAGCCAGGACAGGGGGACAGGGAGCTGCCCCTGTGCCTGGGGGTGGCCGGGGACGGgcaggtgctgggctggggccgAGGGCCCGCGGGTGCCTGCGGCGTGGGGTCACGGTGGTCAGGGATGGGGGCGTGTGGGGACAGGCAGGTGACCGTAGGGGCTGGGACAATGGGGACACAGGGTGGaacggggtggggggtgcaggaCAGGATGGGGGTGGGGACATCGGGGTCGGGAGGGACACGGGGACTGGGGCGCCAAGGAGGAGCCTGGGTTTGGAGCGGGGATGGGGAATCGGGAATCGGAGTGGGGGAGCcatggcggcgggggcggggagcgggcacAGGAGGAGcgggccggggtggggggacacgggcgCGGGGGCTGAGCCGCGTGGCCGAGGGGACTCCGGCCGGGTGGGGGcacgggggagggggcgggaggcCCCAGGGGCCCGGCCGGGGTCACGCCCGGGTCAGCaccgggggctggggcggggccgcggcgctcgGGGCGGGGCacgcgggggccgggccgggccggcgggcgcGCCGGgagggccccgccccgccccgccccgccgctggccCCGCCCTCCGCGCGGTGCATGCCGGGCGGCCGCGGCTGGCGGgcggctcggcgcggcgcggctcggctcggcggggatggcggggggcgggccgggcgctgggcgctgggggcggcggggcgaggcggcgctggccctggccctggccctggccctggcctgCCTGCTGGTGTTGCTGCAGGGCGCGCTGCTGggcgcggcggcgctgggcgcggCGGCGGCCTGGTGCGcggtgcggcccggcccggccgccccacGCGCGCCCGGACAAGCGGCCGTTAACgggcgcccggccgccgcctcggGCAGGCCTGCGAGGGCCCCGCCGCGCAGCCTCGGGTAAgcggggcggagggcggcggtgggggggtgGAGATTCCCGCGCGCACCCCCCCGTCCCCGCGGCCCTGATCTCTCTGTCCCCCCAGGACCCCGCCGGCcaccccgcgctgcccgccgcaATCCCTGCGCCGCCGGTACCCGCTGCCGCCCGCGCTGCGCCGCCGGTACCCGCTGCCGCCGGCCCGAAGCGCGCTGCCGCTCGGCCTGCCCGCCGCACGCTGGGAGGGCTCCTCGCCTAGGAGCGCACCTTGGGCTCGCCGGGCCGACCTGAGCCACAGCCCCGTCGCCTGGAGAACCGGCCGGCCGGCCGCCGGCCTGGCCCACGCCCCAGCGTGAGTACGGGAGCGGGGACCGGGCCCCGCGTTGGACTCGCGCGTGGACAGCACCAATGGAATTTCCCCGTGGCCGGCCTGACCATGGGGAAACTGGTTCCTGGGGGTCCTCAGCTGCCCGGAGCAGTTCCCCGGGGCCATCCTGCTGCTCCCGGCCGGGCGGTGGGGAGGACTGTGCGATCCAAACCCTGCGGAGAGGCTGCACTGGAGGACGCACTCCCCCCTGCCGCAGGAGCAGCCAGGGCATCGAGTGGGGGGATCTTGCTCTGGGGGTCCCAACTTGCCTAATGCCATGCTTTGCTTTGCCTTGCagcctggagcagcagctctcaCCTGTGGCCTTCgtggccagcagcagcccagacCCATGTGCAAGCGAGACTGTGCTGAATGCCATCAGGGAGAGCAGGAAGAGGGCAGTGGAGCAGAAGCGGGAGGATCAGACTTTTGGGAACGATCAGGAGATCAAAAGAAGGTAATAATAAGCCAACAGTCCAGGTCACTCCCTGTGTGTTGGGAAGGTTGTAAATGGGGCTGGCACTTTAGTGGTGACAAATGGGCTGTGTCACAGAGCACGCAGGGACCAGGAGCTTGGGTTGGAAAAGCGCTACGGGAATTGAACAGCAGAGGTGAAGCACGCCCCGTCACACGGCCCTCTGGCTGCACTGGAAGGTCCTCCAAGAGCTTCTTTTGTCATTGAGATCAAAGGGATGTGGTTTAGGTTTTTGTCTGGACAAGCTCGTGGATCAGGCGTGTTCCCCGGCATTGCTGGCCTTGGGAGAAGCTGGGATGTGAATTGGGGAAGTCTGGCAGGGAAGCGATCTCTGTCATCTCGGGAATTTGCAGACCAGGGGAACTTGCTATGAAAATGCTGGTATCTACTGTAGGCTTATCATCCCTATCCTTCAGTCAGCCCCAGACTTCCAGGAGAGTCAGGATCCCCAAGTCTCCTGGCCCCAGGTGGAAGCATCACACATTAAAAGATCTGCGTGCTTCCTTTGTGCACTGTAGCTAGCAAGAACTAAAAACACGAAGGTAAACAAGAGAGACTATCTTCTGCTTTTGTTAGTCAAGGTCAGCGATTTCTAGCTCCAAGAAATGAGGGCGCAGTGTCTTTGCTAGTGCTCTGGGAAGGACAAGGCATAAATACTGGGTGCCGAGAGCTGCCGGAGCCTTTCTAACTGCCCGGTCACAGTGCTGCCTTGCCTTTCTTCTCACTCcttctctttttcatctttctgcttGTGTACGTGGAGGCCTCAGGCCCATCTGCCCTTCAtgtgccagcactgcctgcctgGGCTTGAGCAGGGGAGCTGAGAGATGGCAGAAGAGTGGctcaggcagtgctgggctgtgtggtcctgcctgaagctgctgctggagctccCCCAGGTGCGGCGGTTTGCAGGGAGCCACCAGCCGCCTTCCTGCGGCGGGAGGGCACGCGGTCCTCTCCTCCATCACTGGATTGCCCTCTACCTTTGAACCTTTACCTCCGCTTGGTGACTTTGagcctgtgatggtttgactctggctaaatgccaggtatccaccaagtcgctctatcacttcccgccccccttccctttgttttctcaacagggtaaagaggggaaagaagataaactaacccttgtgggtgaaacaaaagcagttttaatataagcaaagcgaagcaaaagtctgcgcgcggaagcaaaagcaaacagatttagtctctacttcccatgaagaggcgatgtcgggccttctcaggagcggggctccaatacgcgtagtagtcgcctcggaggaccaagggtgaccccacccccttcctcctttctcccagctttatactgagcagacgtcacatggtatgaaatatccctttggtcggttcgggtcagctgtcctggctgtgtcccctcccaagatcttgcccaccccgtcccactgggggaaatgtcagaaagagccttggtgctgtgtaagcactgctcagcagcagccacaacaccagggtgctatcaacaccctgccagctccagcatgaaccacagcaccgtgagggctgctataggggaaaaccgattccagttcagccaggcCCAATACAGAGCCCCACAAGAGCAGAGCCCCACAGCAACAGCAGGGGTGCACAGACATAACTGGCTTGGTTTTTTAGTTCATTCTATTTTTTTAACGTGCCAGTACCCAGCTTTGCCATGACAGTCAATTTCGAAGGTATTAAATCCTGGCAAGCATAAAGAATGCTTGTAGGCAGAAAATCCCATGACCTTTGAGGGCAGAAAAGAGCCTGCGTCAGCTGGAAAGCTGGAGATCACCTGTGCGATGGGGATAGCGTGCTTGAGCTCGAGGGAAGCACTTGGGCTGAGTGACAGGGCTGATCATACACCTCCAGTTCTTCTTTGCAGCAGGGTTTGCTTTAAGACTTCAGATCTTCACTGAATCATTATGGGAAGGGGTATTCTGTTTCTGACTCAAACAGTCCAGGGAACTGGCTAGGAAGAGGTAAGAGATCTGACTTTCGGAACTCAGGTCCACTCCAGAAATGAGCTGCTGAGTCTCTCTGAAATCTTGTGGCTTGGAATAATGGATTTGAGCAATGATTTAATTACATCAGAGCTACTCTGCCCAGCAGGCAGCTGGTGGGGCTACTGGTGCTTGGAAGGAGGCAACTCAGGGTGAGAGTTGATGAGGACAGGGCCAGGTAGAGAGAAAATCTACAGTCAGGATGTGGATGGGGAAACCTCTGTCCTGGGATATTGGGTGACACGAAAAAAAGCAAGGTTTGTGCTTTCTCAGTGCCGAACCCACCTGGAAGGAATCTTCTCCTGAAGTTGGGAGGGCAGCCCCTGTCTCTGCTGCCTCCACACTACCACAGGCTTCTGCCCTCTCTCCTGCAGGCGCCATGATAGCAGTGGAAGTGGGCAGTCGGCGTTTGAGCCATTGGTAGCCAACGGTACCCCCACCTCTCTCGTACCCAAGTAAGTGCCCCTTGGGCCAGAAGCAACTGCTCAGAGCTGGGAGGGGGGTCCGAAAGCCTGTGGGCCCTGGGAAGGGTGTTTTGCTATTGCTTGTGGAGCCCAGCTTTGGGGAAGAGCAAGAGAGGCTGTGGCCGTGCCTTTGGTCTGTCACCCTGAATGCAAGCTGGGCGCTGTAAGGGCTGTGCCACTGCTGAGGCCTCTTTCCAAGCCCTGTGCTGTGAGAAAGAGTGGAGTTGCTTTCCTCCCACCTGCCTTGCATCTAAAGGGCCTGTGGGCAGAGTGGTGGGGAGCTCATGAAATCTTCTTTAACCTCCTCTAGGCCTGGCTCTCTGAAGCGGAACCTTGTCTTGCCCTGCCCAGATGACTGCTCAAACAAGAGGTCACGCACCTCTTCCATGAGCTCCCTCAACAATACGTACGCTGCCGGGATCCCCAGCTCCACCCGCAACGCCATCGCCAGCTCCTACAGCTCCAGCCGGGGCCTCTCACAGGTACGAAACGCTGCCAAAGGCACCGCCCGGAGCCTTCTCTGGGATCTCCCTGTGTAACTCGAGCCCTGAGCTCGTTAGGAGAGGGTGGTGTTGCTGGGCACCTGTCAGCGAGCACTGCAGGGAGTCCAGCCAGCTCAGCCGGGCAGTTTCATCTCCTTGTGGGTTAGGCAGGCTGCTGAGCCACAGCAGCAAGGAGCGGTGCTGCTTGTCCTTCAGTGCATGCTGCCCGGAGAGtccccaggctgagcagtcccactGCTGTGCTTGTTTAACTCTGAAGCAAAAAGGAGGCTCTTTTCCCCTCCCTACGCAGCCTTGGCCAGTCTGCTGGGGTGGATAGATCCaggtgaaaggaaaataaaatcactgtgctgtgctgccgcCTTTTCAGCCAGAGTCAGCAAGTATTGGAGCCGTGCACTCCCACTTTGACCCAAGTCCCCTTAGCAGCTGCTGAGCTGTAATAAAACGCTGCTTACATCCTGGGTCAGGCTCGCAGGTGTGATGGTGAGATGTAGCGATGGCTAATGGAGCTCTGCAGTCTGGGTGTGGAAAGGTTTCCTCTGGATGGGGCAAGTCTAAAATCCTTGAGGTGGGATCCATTAACTCTGAGCTCCTGGTGAAGACATGTCCTGCTCCTGCTAGAGCAGCCCTGTGCACATGAGGGTGTTTGAGGCAGCTGGTCAGCCTCTGCCCATGCTGCACAAAGGCAAGAGTCAGCGTCGGACCAGCAGCATCCTCCCTACCCCTCCTCTTGGCCGAGCTGTAACAAGCCTGGAGGCCACTTGTTCCCAGAGTGGATTCAGTTTGGGGTGGCCAGACTTTGTGCTCCACAGAACGTGGGAGGGAGTTAAGCAGTGTTGAAGCAAGAGAGGCTCTGGGCTCGTTAGCCACGGCCCTGGGAGATGGGATTTGATCTGCGGGCGAACAGTAGGGTTGCTGCCTGCCAGCCCCATACTGAGTTACTGCTGGTCTCTGTGTTCCAGCTGCAGAATAGAAGTGGCATGAGCGTGTCCCCGCCATCCAGCCCGGCGTCCTCCTGCTCCCAGACACCGGAGTGGCCTTTTAAGAAAGCCAGGTAACTAACCGCTCGCCTGGCGCGTGCTCGTTTGTCAGTGCCAGCCGGGAGGAGAGCAGTTGCCTTCGTAGCCACCCCAGCCCCCAGAGCCGGGACGTTCCAGGCCCCTTTCTGAGATGGGGCTGCTGCGTCACCCGCCAGCGTGGAAACCTTGTTGTGTCAACTGGCATCTCTGCTGCCTTGTTATGCCGCAGtctcagcagcagtgctgagctgcACCGTCCCTGCCCTTCTCCCATGCTGGGTTAGAGATTTGAGGGCTCAGATGGCTGCAGAAGCGACGTTGCCTTGTGGCGAGGCCTGGGTTGCTGGTTGCCAAATCACTGGGAAGAAACGGGCCCAGATTTTTGCCATCACCTCAAAATCAATTCACAGGAGCTACAGCAGAGTTGTATTTTAGTGCCTGATTCAGAGCACAggcccttcttttcctctcttctggctCAGAGCAGGATCTGAGCTTCTGTCGTAACTAAAACCAACACAACCACCTGCCCCGGGGACAGGGTGGGTCCCAGCCAGGGTCCTGTGAGGGGCTGCGGCTCCCATCCGggccccccggctccccctgaGGCTGACTTGTCCTGCAGAGGGTGTGCAGGCCTGACCGAGCTGGGGTCCTGGGAGCGGGGAGCAGCTTCTCCAACTGCAACTGTTTTCAGGCTGGTGTGGTGAGGGCAAGGCTGTTGTCCTTAGGGCTGTTGTTTGGTGGAGGCAAAGCAGCACACCATGGGTGCTGGTGGGAATCCTTTGTGTGTTCGGTCTCATCCTGCTCCCTGGGGACGGGGCCAAGCCTGGGGTTGACCCTAACTGGCTCTCTCCCGCTTGCACAGGGAAGAGGAGTTGCATCGCTCCAACACTTCCTCTCCAGCGAAATCGGACAAGGAGCTGCAGACAGAGAAAGGTGGGTGTAGGTgggccccagctctctgcctgggtTGGATGGGCCACTGGTGTGAGCAAGCAGCAGGACAGGAGGTAGCTGAGGTCTGCAGGTGGGATTGGCTTGAGATGTCACCTGGAAACTAGGAATGTCCTGGTACCAAGGCAGTGGCACTTCTGGCCTCAGCAGCTGCCCTGAGGGTGTTTCCAGGTGATAAGCAAGGATTGCTGACAGTGTTAGTGTGCTAGCAGATGCCTGGGGGCTGGTTTGCAAGGGGGAACACCACCCCCGAAGCCAGCACGGGTCCAGGTATCCACCTTGGGGCAAGATCAGCTGTGCTACAAGTAGCACCCCAATCAAATTCCAGGCTGAGCTTATTCCAGCACTTCCTCAGCTAAGATGGAGAGGAAATCCTTTGTGCCCATTGCAGACAGGATCCCATGGCACAGCGCTTGCGCGCTTCTGTGGCTTGGGTAGGCAGTGTGCAAGGTCTGTCCGTGGAGGTGggaaggggctgcagctcttccaggGAATCTCAGCCTTGTCCTCGGCTTGGACCCCGGCTGTGCCCTCTGAGATGGGTCATCCAGAGAGGAGTCGGAAGGGACAACCCCGTTGGTGCAAGCCAAATGCCACCTCTGCCCGGAGCTGGCCCTGACTTGTCTCCTCCTGTAGCGGTGGAGACGCCGGTGCGGAAGAAGCAGAACTCCCTGAGTCCACCGTCCGCATCGGGGAGCAGCAGGAACCACAAACGGAAGAACCAGTTGCTGTCAGCTTGCTCAGTGGACCAGCTGGTGCTGGTACGTCGCTGTCTCGCAGCCCCTTTTGCCCTCCTCTGGCGATAGAATGTGCTCACTGCAAtttctgcagggctggggggagactGACCTGCCTGCCCTCGGGAAGGAGGCCCCGTCCTTGGCCAAGTGGGAAGTGACGCTATCCCCAGCCCCAGTGTCTGGTGGGCTGTGCGTGATTGTGCTGCCTGCTGCCGGACCAGGTAATGGCCTGGGGAAGGCCTGCCATGCCCTCAGTGCCAAGCCGGGGGCCAAAATGAATGGGGATTGGAGCTCCGCGGTAGCGTGCTGTGGCAGAACCACCTGCTTCACGGGTCTTGCGACGGCCAGCCTTCACCACACGTTCAGAGAGGCTCTGCTGGCTTCCCTGAGAAGGAGCTAAGCTGCTGCTCTCTCTTGGCAGCCCCTGCCGCCTCTGCTGGGCTACTCCATCACGTCAGAGGACCTGGATGCGGAGAGGGCGGCAGCATTGCAGCGGTTAAACAGAGCCTTGGAGGATAAGGCTGGTAAGGGCAGACTGGGAACACAGAGGGGATGGTTACAAGTAGAAACCCAGGCTGGGGCTGTCGGTGTAGCACAGGCCACGGGAGCTCCTGGGCCAGAACTGCCTGGTCCTTGGGTTGGGGGTGTTCTTAGTGCCTTCAGATTCAGGAGACCTTAACGCCCAGAGTCCTCAGGATGATGGGTGAGGCTCTCCAGGGCCAGAGCTGTGTGATGTTCCTGTGGAAGCTCTGCTAAGGGGTAGGCCCCTACAGCAAGTTGCAGGTCCTGATTTTTTGCTCCTTCCCAGTAGATGCAGTCCCCAGCACCACTGCAGAGACAACATTCGCCGTGACCTCCCCAGAGCCTGCACCTGCCTCAACAGCTCCTGTCCTGGCCAGCACCAACTCACTCCTGGACAGCCTGAAGAAGATGCAGAGCAGCCAGGCTGCGCCTGTGCCagcaggtgaggaggaggaggaggatcggCAGAGTGGGACTTTGGCAGAGCAAAGCAGGCGCAGTCAAAGCTCTGCGTTGCCTCTCTGGGAGGCAGGTGGCAAAACTCCCTGTTCAAATGCTCTGCTGGTGGTGGAGCTCAGGCAGGTCTTGGGAGGGCAAGTCTGGGGACGCTGAGCCCGTGGTCCTGCTGGGAGCTGCGGTAAATCTGGCGGGCTGTGTCTGTCTGGTATGGGTGGGTGCTGCTCCAGGAGCCTCTGCAGCAGCGAGATGGGTGCCGGGTGGGAGGGTGGGCCGATTGTAGGTGACCCCCTATCCTTAAATgatcttttccctttttcagacTCCACTGGAGCTGAGGTCGTGTCCCAGCCACCTCCACCAGctgcacagccacctgctcctgCTGTATCACTGGAGTCAAGTTCTTTGCCCACCACCTCTGCTGACACCAAGCCCGTGCCTGTGCTGAGCACGCctgcccctgtagccccccctgccctgggggtgCAGGCCCCCAGCAGCCTGGCATCTCCTGTGTTCCCAGAGCTGGGCCAGACCCCCagcaagcctccctccctcccaaaacCAAGCACCCCTTTCGGGGTGGTGAACACCCTTCCTGCCAGCCAGCCGGCAACAACTGTGGCCGCTGCCGTGCCCACCACGAGCCCTGTCTTCAAACCCATCTTTGGCACTTTGCAGAAAAGTGAGAGCACAGCACCCTGTACAGCTGTCATCTCCACCACAGTCACTGTGTCTGCAAGCTCCGGCCCCTCCTCGACATCCTCCACCACCACCATGTTCAAGCCTATCTTTGGCAGCGTTACCACAGCTTCATCTCCAGCAGTGGCCTCTCCTTTCGCCTTTGAACCAACGTCACAGCCGGCCTCGGCCACAGACCTGCCTGCGGCCTCCACGACTACCCAGGCAGGATTCACAGGTCTACCTAACGTCATCTTCACCACCGCGGCTACAACTGCCACCATGCAGAG
Above is a genomic segment from Athene noctua chromosome 19, bAthNoc1.hap1.1, whole genome shotgun sequence containing:
- the LOC141968159 gene encoding LOW QUALITY PROTEIN: nuclear envelope pore membrane protein POM 121-like (The sequence of the model RefSeq protein was modified relative to this genomic sequence to represent the inferred CDS: deleted 1 base in 1 codon); this encodes MPGGRGWRAARRGAARSAGMAGGGPGAGRWGRRGEAALALALALALACLLVLLQGALLGAAALGAAAAWCAVRPGPAAPRAPGQAAVNGRPAAASGRPARAPPRSLGTPPATPRCPPQSLRRRYPLPPALRRRYPLPPARSALPLGLPAARWEGSSPRSAPWARRADLSHSPVAWRTGRPAAGLAHAPALEQQLSPVAFVASSSPDPCASETVLNAIRESRKRAVEQKREDQTFGNDQEIKRRRHDSSGSGQSAFEPLVANGTPTSLVPKPGSLKRNLVLPCPDDCSNKRSRTSSMSSLNNTYAAGIPSSTRNAIASSYSSSRGLSQLQNRSGMSVSPPSSPASSCSQTPEWPFKKAREEELHRSNTSSPAKSDKELQTEKAVETPVRKKQNSLSPPSASGSSRNHKRKNQLLSACSVDQLVLPLPPLLGYSITSEDLDAERAAALQRLNRALEDKADAVPSTTAETTFAVTSPEPAPASTAPVLASTNSLLDSLKKMQSSQAAPVPADSTGAEVVSQPPPPAAQPPAPAVSLESSSLPTTSADTKPVPVLSTPAPVAPPALGVQAPSSLASPVFPELGQTPSKPPSLPKPSTPFGVVNTLPASQPATTVAAAVPTTSPVFKPIFGTLQKSESTAPCTAVISTTVTVSASSGPSSTSSTTTMFKPIFGSVTTASSPAVASPFAFEPTSQPASATDLPAASTTTQAGFTGLPNVIFTTAATTATMQSSSTDATIKPIFSFGLNPPASTGPTTSLTITTATSTSTSQPFLFQGLTSSAPSTETSFATPGPMFQFGKPPPATVPATTSVPGGSAFGQAPSNSTAPTTTVGFSIFGDTTLTSSTPATTTGQATLTFGPSISAFGSSFSTSAKPLLPYPSTGSQPAFSAGAVENQLPASKPAAGPVTFGTPFSFGAPTAQSAAQPAFGSGAQPAFGTASTQGSFGTSSTQVAFGTTTSVFSFGTATSTTTSFGSTTQTTSSTTGTTVFGTTPSPFTFAQPGPSTSAFGIGTPALSSGSPAVAFSFGAGQSGAALAATPFGSSLTQSALGAQNQSTPFAFTMPNSSPVFRGTPAPTFGQSTPVPGAVGSGSSSLSFGTPSTPASGFGGVGASFGSSTPAFSIGAGSRMGARQRLQARRQHTRKK